A genomic window from Halorubrum lacusprofundi ATCC 49239 includes:
- a CDS encoding heme o synthase, protein MTIPDRFPAVLAAAAMGVYLLIVVGATTSLTEAAAACGGWPACGNGAELPTATEGWIALGHRLLAVVVGALVALSAVLAWRDGASRRIRAALTAALLVYPAQAGVGALVAVGSLPAALGSLHLLLGVAIFAAVLAGLAWWLEAETGDPDDVPVDFQPGTDDLPPVEDAPEPDVPTATVPRLRATAAAYFRLMKPRLMWLLCLVAAAAMALAGGSGFTPRIVAATLVGGALSIGASGTFNHVLERDVDKRMQRTNDRPLATDLVPVSHALAFGGTLTLVSVGLFWTVNPLTAALGLIAIVFYSVVYTLILKPNTVQNTVIGGAAGALPALIGWAAVTGEIGGGGLLLALVIFLWTPAHFYNLALAYKDDYERGGFPMMPVVRGETTTRRHIVWYLGATLVAAVALAAVAEPLGALYAVVGVAVGALFLWMVVRLHYEQTEDAAFRAFHASNAYLGLLLFAVVFDALVV, encoded by the coding sequence GTGACGATACCTGACCGATTCCCCGCGGTTCTCGCGGCGGCGGCGATGGGCGTGTACCTCCTGATCGTCGTCGGCGCTACCACCTCGCTCACGGAGGCGGCCGCGGCCTGCGGCGGCTGGCCCGCCTGTGGGAACGGCGCCGAGCTCCCGACGGCGACCGAGGGCTGGATCGCCCTCGGCCACCGGCTGCTCGCGGTCGTCGTGGGGGCCCTCGTTGCCCTCTCCGCCGTCCTTGCATGGCGCGACGGCGCGAGCCGTCGAATCCGGGCTGCGCTCACCGCCGCGCTGCTCGTGTACCCCGCGCAAGCCGGCGTGGGCGCGCTCGTCGCGGTGGGCAGCCTCCCGGCCGCGCTCGGCTCTCTTCACCTTCTCCTCGGCGTGGCCATCTTCGCGGCCGTGCTCGCCGGGCTCGCGTGGTGGCTGGAAGCCGAGACCGGCGACCCGGACGACGTTCCGGTCGACTTCCAGCCCGGGACTGACGACCTTCCGCCGGTCGAGGACGCCCCCGAACCGGATGTACCGACCGCAACGGTCCCCCGGCTGCGGGCGACTGCGGCGGCGTACTTCCGGCTGATGAAGCCGCGGCTGATGTGGCTGCTCTGTCTGGTCGCCGCCGCCGCGATGGCGCTGGCCGGCGGTTCCGGATTTACCCCCCGCATTGTGGCCGCGACGCTCGTCGGCGGCGCGCTCTCTATCGGCGCCTCCGGCACGTTCAACCACGTGCTCGAACGCGACGTGGACAAGCGGATGCAGCGCACGAACGACCGCCCGCTGGCGACCGACCTCGTGCCGGTGTCCCACGCGCTCGCGTTCGGGGGAACTCTCACGCTCGTCTCGGTCGGTCTGTTCTGGACGGTAAATCCGCTGACAGCGGCGCTCGGACTGATCGCTATCGTGTTCTACAGCGTCGTGTACACCCTCATTCTGAAGCCGAACACGGTGCAAAACACCGTGATCGGCGGGGCCGCCGGCGCGCTCCCCGCCCTCATCGGCTGGGCCGCGGTGACCGGCGAAATCGGCGGCGGCGGGCTGTTGCTCGCACTGGTCATCTTCCTGTGGACGCCCGCGCACTTCTACAATCTCGCGTTGGCCTACAAGGACGACTACGAGCGCGGCGGCTTCCCGATGATGCCCGTGGTTCGCGGGGAGACGACGACGCGCCGGCACATCGTCTGGTACCTCGGAGCGACGCTCGTCGCGGCGGTCGCACTCGCGGCGGTCGCAGAGCCGCTCGGCGCACTCTACGCCGTCGTGGGTGTCGCCGTCGGCGCCCTGTTCCTCTGGATGGTCGTCCGGCTCCACTACGAGCAGACTGAGGACGCGGCGTTCCGGGCGTTCCACGCGTCGAACGCCTACCTCGGCCTCCTGCTGTTCGCCGTCGTGTTCGACGCGCTCGTGGTCTGA
- a CDS encoding SelT/SelW/SelH family protein — protein sequence MTRIEVEYCVPCGMLNRARDVSEAILKQFGEEIDEVALVTGDDGVFVVRADGEVVFDKTEDEYDVDAIVRAVKPYVGAAA from the coding sequence ATGACCCGCATCGAAGTCGAGTACTGCGTCCCGTGCGGCATGTTGAACCGCGCCCGAGATGTCTCGGAGGCGATCCTCAAGCAGTTCGGCGAGGAGATCGACGAAGTCGCGTTAGTGACCGGCGACGACGGTGTGTTCGTCGTGCGCGCCGACGGCGAGGTCGTCTTCGACAAGACGGAAGACGAGTACGACGTGGACGCCATCGTGCGCGCGGTGAAACCGTATGTCGGCGCGGCGGCGTAA
- a CDS encoding heavy metal translocating P-type ATPase has protein sequence MPPCTLCDLPTGDDPHTAPDVDGEFCCRGCLAVARSLGDAEGLDGLDEVEERRPDAEPDDDFEGETTFLHVDGMHCATCESFLEMTAGEQAGVAAAEASYATDTIRVDYDPDAVGADELPERLSVAGYSASNRADPDAEGDDAVVRFLIGGGFFGMMAMLWYVVFLYPTYFGYEPFLDLGGVSGLYLFTQVWVFASIVLFYTGYPILRGAYVSLRARQPNMDLLVSIAAVSSYAYSTLAMFLGRTDLYFDVTIAVILVVTAGNHYESLIKRRATGALSELTTVTDREVRTEAGETVATDAVAPGDRLLVRPSERVPFDGIVAEGAAAVDEALVTGESLPATKREGDAVRGGTVVTDAPIVVEVGEDAESTLDTLVRMLWEIQSSRSGIQRLVDKLATVFVPLVVAVAVLAAGATLAFGASPTEAALVGLTVLIVSCPCALGLATPLAVAAGIRDAARRGIVIVSDAVFEEAADIDTVVLDKTGTLTDGQMRLLGAETDGTDPATVRKRAAALERASVHPIAEAIVAGVRGEETEGDGIAARPAAATDGGTAIDGSAARDDGTGAATEPSPAAADVTVTDRGVSGRIDGDEVVVGHRSLFEGDAWAVSESLDAVGADAREAGRVPVYVGWDGAVRGVLVVGDEVREGWEAVVEDLAADGRRVVVLTGDSPAAARRFEEHPAIDETFAEVPPEAKAETVRRLTATERVAMVGDGSNDAPALAAADIGISVASGTDLAADAADAVLLEDRLSAIPELFAVTRGTNRRLKQNLGWAFVYNAVAIPMAVSGVLNPLFAAVAMGTSSLLVVSNSARAVYKGE, from the coding sequence ATGCCACCCTGTACACTCTGTGACCTGCCGACCGGGGACGATCCCCATACGGCCCCGGACGTCGACGGCGAGTTCTGCTGTCGGGGCTGTCTCGCCGTCGCGAGATCGCTCGGTGACGCGGAAGGGCTCGACGGGCTCGACGAGGTCGAGGAACGGCGCCCGGACGCGGAGCCGGACGACGACTTCGAGGGTGAGACGACGTTCCTCCACGTCGATGGGATGCACTGTGCGACCTGCGAGTCATTCCTAGAAATGACCGCGGGCGAGCAGGCGGGCGTCGCGGCCGCGGAGGCGAGCTACGCCACCGACACGATCCGGGTCGACTACGACCCTGACGCCGTCGGCGCCGACGAGCTCCCCGAGCGCCTCTCGGTCGCGGGGTACTCGGCAAGTAACCGCGCCGACCCAGACGCCGAGGGCGACGACGCGGTCGTCCGGTTCCTGATCGGCGGCGGCTTCTTCGGGATGATGGCGATGCTGTGGTACGTCGTTTTCCTGTATCCCACCTACTTCGGCTACGAGCCCTTCCTCGATCTGGGCGGGGTCTCGGGGCTGTACCTGTTCACGCAGGTGTGGGTGTTCGCCTCCATTGTCCTGTTTTATACGGGATACCCCATCCTGCGTGGCGCCTACGTGAGCCTTCGCGCTCGCCAGCCGAACATGGATCTCTTGGTGTCGATCGCGGCGGTGAGCTCGTACGCGTACAGCACCCTCGCGATGTTCCTCGGCCGGACCGACCTCTACTTCGACGTGACGATCGCCGTCATCCTGGTGGTCACCGCCGGCAACCACTACGAGTCGCTGATCAAGCGGCGCGCGACCGGTGCACTCTCGGAGCTCACGACTGTGACCGACCGCGAGGTCCGAACCGAGGCGGGCGAGACGGTCGCGACGGACGCGGTCGCCCCCGGCGATCGCCTGCTCGTACGTCCCAGCGAGCGCGTGCCGTTCGACGGGATCGTCGCCGAGGGGGCTGCCGCGGTCGACGAGGCCCTGGTCACCGGCGAGTCGCTCCCGGCGACGAAACGCGAGGGTGACGCGGTCCGTGGTGGCACCGTCGTCACCGACGCCCCGATTGTCGTCGAGGTGGGCGAGGACGCAGAGAGTACCCTCGACACGCTCGTACGGATGCTGTGGGAGATCCAGAGCTCGCGGTCGGGGATCCAGCGGCTCGTCGACAAGCTGGCGACGGTGTTCGTCCCCCTCGTCGTCGCGGTCGCGGTCCTCGCGGCCGGCGCGACCCTCGCGTTCGGTGCCTCGCCGACCGAGGCGGCGCTGGTCGGACTCACGGTGCTCATCGTCTCGTGTCCCTGCGCGCTCGGACTCGCAACCCCGCTAGCGGTCGCGGCCGGGATCCGCGACGCGGCCCGGCGCGGGATCGTGATCGTCTCCGACGCCGTCTTCGAGGAGGCGGCCGACATCGACACGGTCGTGCTCGACAAGACCGGGACCCTCACCGACGGGCAGATGCGGCTGCTCGGGGCCGAGACGGACGGAACGGACCCGGCGACCGTTCGGAAACGGGCCGCGGCGCTGGAGCGCGCCTCGGTCCACCCGATCGCGGAGGCGATCGTCGCGGGGGTGCGCGGAGAAGAGACGGAAGGCGACGGGATCGCCGCTCGCCCGGCCGCGGCGACTGACGGCGGCACGGCGATCGACGGCAGCGCGGCGAGGGACGACGGCACGGGGGCCGCGACCGAACCGTCGCCCGCGGCCGCGGACGTGACGGTCACGGACAGGGGCGTCTCCGGACGGATCGACGGCGACGAGGTCGTCGTCGGTCACCGGTCGCTGTTCGAGGGCGACGCGTGGGCCGTGTCCGAGTCGCTTGACGCGGTCGGCGCGGACGCTCGCGAGGCGGGTCGCGTCCCCGTGTACGTCGGCTGGGACGGGGCCGTCAGAGGCGTTCTCGTCGTCGGCGACGAGGTGCGCGAGGGCTGGGAGGCGGTCGTCGAGGACCTCGCGGCGGACGGGCGCCGGGTGGTCGTGCTCACCGGCGACTCCCCGGCCGCGGCCCGCCGGTTCGAGGAGCATCCCGCGATCGACGAGACGTTCGCGGAGGTCCCGCCGGAGGCGAAAGCCGAGACGGTTCGGCGCCTGACCGCGACCGAGCGCGTCGCGATGGTCGGCGACGGGAGCAACGACGCGCCCGCGCTCGCGGCGGCCGACATCGGTATCTCCGTCGCGAGCGGGACCGATCTGGCCGCCGACGCTGCCGACGCCGTCCTGCTGGAGGACCGCCTGTCGGCAATTCCGGAACTGTTCGCAGTCACCCGCGGGACGAACCGCCGGCTCAAGCAGAACCTCGGGTGGGCGTTCGTCTACAACGCGGTCGCGATCCCTATGGCCGTCTCGGGGGTCCTCAATCCACTTTTCGCCGCGGTCGCGATGGGGACGAGCAGCCTCCTCGTGGTGTCGAACTCCGCGCGAGCCGTTTATAAAGGCGAGTAG
- a CDS encoding cytochrome c oxidase subunit II, which yields MHIHAYEKIWLAVSVLLILFLIGSVTYGAVGPGVAMVSDTEPAIDSGGLDEDERFSEPRVEQVGENEYAAYVVARQFTFQPDPIVVPANSTVTFYVTSADVIHGFEVVGTNANAMVVPGEVSELTVKVEEPQEYGLICNEYCGAGHHVMEGKVNVVSQAEYEDRTSGGDGE from the coding sequence ATGCACATTCACGCCTACGAGAAGATCTGGCTCGCGGTATCGGTGCTCCTGATACTGTTCCTCATCGGGTCGGTCACGTACGGCGCCGTCGGTCCCGGCGTCGCGATGGTGAGCGACACCGAACCGGCGATCGATTCCGGCGGGCTCGACGAGGACGAGCGGTTCTCGGAGCCCCGTGTCGAACAGGTCGGTGAAAACGAGTACGCGGCGTACGTCGTCGCCCGTCAGTTCACCTTCCAGCCCGACCCGATCGTCGTGCCAGCGAACAGCACCGTGACGTTCTACGTCACCTCCGCGGACGTGATCCACGGCTTCGAGGTCGTCGGAACGAACGCCAACGCGATGGTCGTTCCCGGCGAAGTCTCTGAGCTCACCGTCAAAGTCGAAGAACCGCAGGAGTACGGCCTCATCTGCAACGAGTACTGCGGCGCCGGTCACCACGTTATGGAAGGAAAAGTCAACGTCGTCAGTCAGGCGGAGTACGAGGATCGAACCAGCGGAGGTGATGGCGAATGA
- a CDS encoding b(o/a)3-type cytochrome-c oxidase subunit 1: MSEAIEGDRTFVDKFPEEARIVRAALLSSFFALTLGAIFGIIQTLHRTDVFRGIISSTDYYTSLTAHGVFLALSFTTFFLVGLFTWAVVRSLDRPLINTKITWTWYGLMAVGMTMTGISILAGFVDSIDMSADVLFTFYAPLQAHPMFYAGLAVFIVGSWIAGADFFRTWLAWKRENPDERIPLQTFMVLTTMAMWYIASSAVAASVLIFLLPWSLGLIDQVNPTLTRTLFWFFGHPVVYFWLMPAYLLWYTVLPKIAGGRLFSDPLARVVFVLFLLLSTPVGIHHQYLDPGIAEGFKFISMTNTMFLLLPSLLTAFTVVASVEYGARQRGGTGLLGWLTDLPWRKPEFTGMMLAGLMFAAGGFSGMVNAGMNINYMIHNTIWVPGHFHLTVGTAVALTFMAATYWIWPQITNKPIYSRSIGLFQVVLWFIGMALMSNAMHAQGILGAPRRTAEPEYSGFDYPTMFGGFEELNIQIAIGGTLLFVSTVLFIGNLVLTMGNPKVSGLAESLPPALSGPDDAPQVLDNLRLWFGIALTLVVLAYALPLAAIINRGGLLGPGVGTYPVWLVPALDALANAVTPLLGAIGDASTSLVEVVR; encoded by the coding sequence ATGAGCGAGGCGATCGAAGGCGATCGGACGTTCGTCGACAAGTTCCCCGAAGAGGCGCGGATCGTTCGTGCCGCTCTTCTCAGCTCCTTCTTCGCGCTCACGCTCGGCGCGATCTTCGGGATCATCCAGACGCTCCATCGCACCGACGTCTTCCGGGGAATCATCTCCTCCACCGACTACTACACATCGCTCACCGCGCACGGTGTGTTCCTCGCGCTCAGCTTCACGACGTTCTTCCTCGTCGGGCTGTTCACATGGGCGGTCGTGCGGAGCCTTGATCGGCCGCTGATCAACACCAAAATCACCTGGACGTGGTACGGACTCATGGCTGTCGGGATGACGATGACCGGTATCTCGATCCTCGCCGGATTCGTCGATTCGATCGACATGAGCGCGGACGTGCTGTTCACCTTCTACGCACCGCTACAGGCACACCCCATGTTCTACGCGGGGCTCGCCGTGTTCATCGTCGGGTCGTGGATCGCCGGCGCCGACTTCTTCCGGACGTGGCTCGCGTGGAAGCGTGAGAATCCCGACGAGCGGATCCCGCTGCAGACGTTCATGGTGCTGACGACGATGGCGATGTGGTACATCGCGTCGTCGGCTGTGGCGGCATCGGTGCTCATCTTCCTGCTGCCATGGTCGCTCGGACTGATCGATCAGGTGAACCCGACGCTGACCCGGACGCTGTTCTGGTTCTTCGGCCACCCGGTCGTGTACTTCTGGCTGATGCCGGCGTACCTGCTGTGGTACACCGTTCTCCCGAAGATCGCCGGCGGGCGGCTGTTCAGTGACCCGCTCGCCCGCGTCGTGTTCGTGCTGTTCCTCCTGCTGTCGACTCCGGTCGGGATTCACCACCAGTACCTCGACCCCGGAATCGCGGAGGGGTTCAAGTTCATCTCGATGACGAACACGATGTTCCTCCTGTTGCCGAGCCTGCTCACCGCGTTCACGGTCGTGGCGAGCGTGGAGTACGGCGCCCGCCAGCGCGGTGGGACCGGCCTCCTCGGCTGGCTCACCGACCTCCCGTGGCGGAAGCCCGAGTTCACCGGGATGATGCTGGCGGGCCTGATGTTCGCCGCCGGCGGCTTCTCCGGGATGGTGAACGCCGGGATGAACATCAACTACATGATCCACAACACGATCTGGGTCCCGGGCCACTTCCACCTCACCGTGGGGACCGCGGTCGCGCTCACCTTCATGGCGGCCACCTACTGGATCTGGCCGCAGATCACTAACAAGCCGATCTACAGCCGGTCGATCGGGCTGTTCCAGGTCGTACTCTGGTTTATCGGCATGGCACTGATGTCGAACGCGATGCACGCGCAGGGGATCTTGGGCGCCCCGCGGCGGACCGCAGAGCCGGAGTACTCCGGGTTCGACTACCCGACGATGTTCGGCGGGTTCGAGGAGCTCAATATCCAGATCGCGATCGGCGGGACGCTGCTTTTCGTCTCGACGGTCCTGTTCATCGGGAACCTCGTGCTCACGATGGGGAACCCGAAGGTCTCCGGGCTCGCGGAGTCGCTGCCGCCGGCGCTGTCCGGTCCCGACGACGCGCCGCAGGTGCTTGACAACCTCCGGCTGTGGTTCGGAATCGCGCTCACGCTCGTCGTGCTCGCGTACGCGCTCCCGCTTGCAGCGATCATCAACCGCGGCGGGCTCCTCGGGCCGGGTGTCGGCACGTACCCGGTGTGGCTTGTGCCCGCGCTCGACGCGCTCGCAAACGCGGTGACGCCACTACTCGGCGCAATCGGCGACGCGTCGACCTCGCTCGTCGAGGTGGTTCGATGA
- a CDS encoding DUF7542 family protein → MDGTRVTVQCRNCSLAATYDRLRDARTAVDDHESTTGHDVRWEIESLDAGVSQAGADAGVCGRPGCANEDSPLVDPEPPEPES, encoded by the coding sequence ATGGACGGAACACGCGTCACGGTTCAGTGTCGCAACTGTTCGCTCGCGGCGACGTACGACAGGCTCCGAGACGCCCGAACAGCTGTGGACGACCATGAGTCGACGACCGGTCACGACGTCCGGTGGGAGATCGAGTCGCTCGATGCAGGCGTCTCGCAGGCGGGCGCAGACGCAGGCGTCTGCGGTCGTCCGGGGTGCGCGAACGAGGACTCGCCGCTCGTCGACCCGGAACCGCCGGAACCCGAGTCGTAG
- a CDS encoding sulfurtransferase TusA family protein, whose amino-acid sequence MSDIDIEPTDTVDARGAACPGPLMDLIGRVRSASSGDVILLLSDNDQSLTDVSEWVDETDNELLAVDESGDDYGFYVEVA is encoded by the coding sequence ATGTCCGATATCGACATCGAACCCACAGACACCGTCGACGCCCGCGGAGCCGCCTGTCCCGGACCGCTCATGGACCTCATCGGTCGAGTCCGATCCGCCAGCTCCGGGGACGTCATCTTGCTCTTGAGCGACAACGATCAGTCGTTGACCGACGTCTCCGAGTGGGTCGACGAGACCGACAACGAACTGCTCGCGGTCGACGAATCGGGCGACGACTACGGCTTCTACGTGGAGGTCGCGTGA
- a CDS encoding DUF1641 domain-containing protein, which translates to MTGDDPESGGEDLDRDDLESIVAENPEAVATFIDRLDAVNEFLDVVALGEGALTDEMVVELAGTASTLAESADGLATDETVALAETVGGNGAELREAMETLIALQRSGTLDELAEVAEVGSLATAALDDEMVRSLAGTGSALGEVADTAADDDTRDGLKTLLAGVGAAQRSDPESVGALGLARGIRDPEVQYGLGYVLAISKAIGRERAETDDDV; encoded by the coding sequence ATGACGGGTGACGACCCCGAAAGCGGAGGAGAGGATCTCGACCGCGACGACCTCGAATCGATCGTCGCCGAGAATCCAGAGGCGGTCGCGACGTTCATCGACCGGCTCGATGCGGTCAACGAGTTCCTCGACGTGGTTGCACTCGGTGAGGGCGCGCTCACCGACGAGATGGTCGTCGAACTCGCGGGCACGGCCTCGACGCTCGCGGAATCGGCGGACGGGCTCGCGACCGACGAGACCGTGGCACTCGCCGAGACCGTCGGCGGGAACGGCGCGGAGCTTCGCGAGGCGATGGAGACGCTGATCGCGCTTCAGCGAAGCGGGACGCTGGACGAGCTCGCGGAGGTCGCGGAAGTGGGATCGCTCGCAACCGCCGCGCTCGACGACGAGATGGTCCGCTCGCTGGCCGGAACGGGCTCCGCGCTCGGCGAGGTGGCAGACACCGCCGCGGACGACGACACCCGCGATGGGCTGAAGACGCTGTTGGCGGGGGTCGGCGCCGCCCAACGGAGCGATCCGGAATCAGTGGGCGCACTTGGGCTCGCGCGGGGGATCCGCGATCCGGAGGTCCAGTACGGGCTCGGCTACGTGCTCGCGATCTCGAAGGCGATCGGGCGAGAACGCGCGGAGACCGACGACGACGTGTGA
- a CDS encoding Gfo/Idh/MocA family protein — MTTPDSRLTFGILGTAGIARKAVVPAIAASDHALGAVASRDGERAERFAEEHAIPRSYDSYEALLEDDEIDAVYVPLPNGLHAEWTKRAADAGHHVLCEKPLAVDAAEAREVTDHCAERGITLMEGFMYRYHPRTERALELVERELDDVRTVTATFRFPLYDRPNDVRLDPDLAGGSLMDVGCYPVSIARAVLGTPDRAYAHTHDTRDAGVDTELAGVLEYEDGRSARVASGFDTQLVQRYRIDATNGWVAVKQAFDTPADEPVELTYKIDGRHGVETFDPVDHYRLQVEHFADRVADGARPLTDGKEAVASMRVIDALYESAAGNGSVAVE, encoded by the coding sequence ATGACAACTCCAGACAGTCGGCTCACCTTCGGCATCCTCGGGACGGCGGGGATCGCGCGGAAAGCCGTCGTCCCGGCGATCGCGGCGAGCGACCACGCGCTCGGTGCGGTCGCGTCCCGGGACGGCGAGCGCGCCGAGCGGTTCGCCGAGGAACACGCGATTCCGCGGAGCTACGACTCGTACGAGGCGCTGCTCGAAGACGATGAGATCGACGCGGTGTACGTCCCGCTCCCGAACGGGCTCCACGCCGAGTGGACGAAGCGGGCAGCCGACGCCGGACATCACGTGCTCTGCGAGAAGCCGCTCGCGGTCGACGCGGCGGAAGCGCGCGAGGTGACCGATCACTGCGCGGAGCGGGGCATCACCCTGATGGAGGGGTTTATGTACCGATATCACCCGCGCACCGAGCGCGCGCTTGAACTGGTCGAACGGGAGTTAGACGACGTGCGCACCGTGACCGCAACGTTCCGGTTCCCGCTGTACGACCGCCCGAACGACGTGCGGCTGGACCCCGACCTCGCCGGCGGGTCGCTGATGGACGTTGGATGTTACCCCGTTTCAATCGCCAGGGCGGTACTCGGGACGCCTGACCGGGCGTACGCGCACACGCACGACACCCGTGATGCCGGCGTCGACACGGAGCTCGCGGGCGTGCTAGAGTACGAGGACGGCCGGTCGGCGCGCGTCGCCTCCGGCTTCGACACGCAATTGGTCCAGCGCTACCGGATCGACGCGACCAACGGCTGGGTCGCGGTCAAGCAAGCGTTCGACACACCCGCCGACGAACCGGTGGAGCTGACCTACAAGATCGACGGACGGCACGGCGTCGAGACGTTCGATCCCGTTGACCACTACCGGCTGCAGGTAGAGCACTTCGCTGATCGCGTCGCCGACGGCGCTCGCCCGTTGACCGACGGAAAAGAAGCGGTCGCGAGTATGCGAGTTATCGACGCGTTATACGAGAGTGCCGCCGGAAACGGGTCGGTCGCGGTCGAGTAA
- a CDS encoding DsrE/DsrF/DrsH-like family protein, which yields MSADTPASTNDDLDPEAVADLQARIDALETEVSDLRTDVDDDGPQKMVIIATKGTLDMAYPPLILASTAAAFGYDVTIFHTFWGLEILHEENSKNLQLSSVGNPNMPVPNMIAALPGMDRMTTRMMRNKIDDNDVATVEELIETSLASGVELQACQMTIDLLGYDEDDFYDGVTTGVGAASAFQDMVDADIQLLV from the coding sequence ATGAGCGCGGACACACCGGCGTCGACGAACGACGATCTCGATCCCGAAGCCGTCGCCGACTTGCAGGCCCGCATCGACGCACTCGAGACCGAGGTATCGGACCTCCGGACCGACGTCGACGACGACGGTCCCCAGAAGATGGTCATCATCGCGACGAAGGGGACGCTCGATATGGCGTACCCGCCGCTCATCCTCGCGAGCACCGCGGCCGCCTTCGGCTACGACGTCACCATCTTCCACACGTTCTGGGGTCTCGAGATCCTCCACGAGGAGAACTCGAAGAACCTCCAGCTCAGCTCCGTGGGGAACCCGAACATGCCGGTCCCGAACATGATCGCCGCGCTCCCGGGCATGGACCGGATGACGACGCGCATGATGCGCAACAAAATCGACGACAACGACGTCGCGACGGTGGAGGAGCTCATCGAGACCTCGCTCGCGAGCGGCGTCGAACTGCAGGCGTGTCAGATGACGATCGACCTGCTCGGCTACGACGAGGACGACTTCTACGACGGCGTCACGACCGGCGTCGGCGCTGCCTCCGCGTTCCAGGACATGGTCGACGCGGACATCCAGCTACTCGTCTGA
- a CDS encoding sulfurtransferase TusA family protein, translating into MSTETAAETLDVRGQNCPMPVIKTKGAFDDLAAGEVLEIVATDSGSMSDIAGWAESTDGAELVDQEEATEDGQDVYKHYVRKTE; encoded by the coding sequence ATGAGTACGGAAACCGCAGCCGAGACGCTAGACGTGAGAGGACAGAACTGCCCGATGCCCGTGATCAAGACCAAAGGCGCGTTCGACGACCTCGCCGCCGGCGAGGTACTCGAGATCGTCGCCACCGACTCCGGGAGCATGAGCGACATCGCGGGCTGGGCGGAATCGACCGACGGGGCCGAACTCGTCGATCAGGAAGAGGCGACCGAGGACGGCCAGGACGTGTACAAACACTACGTCCGGAAGACCGAGTGA
- a CDS encoding MBL fold metallo-hydrolase yields the protein MDADEMDFPTPDSDVDSIEPESLKARIDDGESVTLLDARMSSDYEEWRIDGPNVESINVPYFQFLDEEIDDDVLARIPDDEHVTVLCAKGGASEYVAGALADRGYDVDHLEDGMNGWASIYETHEVTDYDGPGTLIQYQRPSSGCLGYLLYDGGEAAIVDPLRAFTDRYLADAEELGVELTYAFDTHVHADHISGLRNLADEGVEAMLPAAAADRGVTYADDVTLVEDGDEFTVGDATVETVFTPGHTTGMTSYLLGDSLLATGDGLFIESVARPDLEEGDDGAPEAARMLYDSLQTRVLSLDDNVLVGGAHFSDAAEPAADGTYTAPIGELRERMDALSADEDEFVETVLADMPPRPANYEDIIATNLGQNAVDDDEAFTLELGPNNCAASQDALTSDD from the coding sequence ATGGACGCAGACGAGATGGACTTTCCGACCCCGGACTCGGACGTCGACTCGATCGAACCCGAATCGCTCAAAGCTCGCATCGACGACGGCGAGTCGGTAACGCTGCTTGACGCCCGGATGTCGAGCGACTACGAGGAGTGGCGGATCGACGGGCCGAACGTCGAGTCGATCAACGTGCCGTACTTTCAGTTCCTCGACGAGGAGATCGACGACGACGTCCTCGCCCGCATCCCCGACGACGAACACGTCACAGTGCTCTGTGCGAAGGGCGGCGCCAGCGAGTACGTCGCGGGCGCGCTCGCCGACCGCGGCTACGACGTCGATCACCTGGAAGACGGGATGAACGGCTGGGCATCGATCTACGAGACTCATGAGGTGACCGACTACGACGGTCCAGGAACGCTCATCCAGTACCAGCGTCCCTCCAGCGGCTGTCTCGGCTACCTACTGTACGACGGCGGCGAGGCTGCGATCGTCGACCCGCTGCGTGCGTTCACCGACCGCTACCTCGCCGACGCCGAGGAACTCGGCGTCGAGCTGACGTACGCCTTCGACACACACGTGCACGCCGACCACATCTCCGGGCTCCGCAATCTCGCCGACGAAGGCGTCGAGGCGATGCTCCCGGCCGCCGCCGCCGACCGCGGCGTCACCTACGCCGACGATGTCACGCTCGTCGAGGACGGCGACGAGTTCACCGTGGGCGACGCGACCGTCGAGACCGTGTTCACGCCCGGACACACGACCGGGATGACATCCTACCTGCTCGGCGACAGCCTGCTCGCGACGGGCGATGGATTGTTCATCGAAAGCGTCGCCCGCCCCGACCTCGAAGAGGGCGACGACGGCGCCCCGGAAGCGGCTCGCATGCTCTACGACTCGCTGCAGACCCGTGTGCTCTCGCTCGACGACAACGTGCTCGTCGGCGGCGCACACTTCAGCGACGCCGCCGAACCGGCGGCGGACGGCACCTACACCGCGCCGATCGGCGAGCTCCGTGAGCGGATGGACGCGCTCTCGGCCGACGAAGACGAGTTCGTCGAGACCGTCCTCGCCGACATGCCCCCCCGCCCGGCCAACTACGAGGACATCATCGCGACGAACCTCGGGCAGAACGCCGTCGACGACGACGAGGCGTTCACCCTCGAACTCGGGCCGAACAACTGCGCCGCGAGCCAGGATGCGCTCACGAGCGACGACTGA